From the genome of Longimicrobium sp., one region includes:
- the deoC gene encoding deoxyribose-phosphate aldolase — protein MATLPHNRLIAVPASGPADEPEPGHDEHRNPGTALDLDWVEAVRVNRSAVERRAASLSARRTVKKQWQAAWLLRAITLMDLTTLAGDDTPGNVRRLCAKARQPVRPEILEGLGVSHLPIHTGAVCVYHSLVPTAVEALYGSGIPVAAVSTGFPAGLSPWEQRVEEIHASVEAGAAEIDIVITRAHVLTGNWQALYDEVRAFRQACGPAHLKTILATGELATLRNVHKASLVCMMAGADFIKTSTGKEAENATLPVGLTMVRAIREYRERTGHVVGFKPAGGIKTAKQSLDWMLMMKEELGTDYLRPNLFRFGASSLLNDIERQLEHHLTGRYSAAFRHPMA, from the coding sequence ATGGCAACGCTACCGCACAACCGACTGATCGCCGTTCCCGCAAGCGGGCCCGCCGACGAGCCCGAGCCTGGGCACGACGAGCACCGAAACCCGGGCACGGCCCTGGACCTGGACTGGGTAGAGGCCGTCCGGGTCAACCGCAGCGCCGTGGAGCGCCGCGCCGCCTCGCTTTCCGCACGCCGCACCGTCAAGAAGCAGTGGCAGGCGGCCTGGCTGCTGCGCGCCATCACGCTGATGGACCTGACGACGCTGGCCGGCGACGACACCCCGGGCAACGTCCGGCGCCTGTGCGCCAAGGCCCGCCAGCCCGTGCGCCCCGAAATCCTGGAAGGGCTGGGCGTCTCGCACCTGCCCATCCACACCGGCGCCGTGTGCGTGTACCACTCGCTGGTGCCCACCGCCGTCGAGGCGCTGTACGGATCGGGAATCCCCGTGGCCGCCGTTTCCACCGGCTTTCCCGCCGGCCTTTCACCCTGGGAACAGCGGGTCGAGGAGATCCACGCCTCCGTCGAAGCAGGGGCCGCGGAGATCGACATCGTCATCACCCGCGCCCACGTGCTTACCGGCAACTGGCAGGCGCTCTACGACGAGGTGCGCGCCTTCCGGCAGGCGTGCGGCCCCGCGCACCTGAAGACCATCCTGGCCACCGGCGAGCTGGCGACGCTCCGCAACGTGCACAAGGCCTCGCTGGTGTGCATGATGGCCGGCGCCGACTTCATCAAGACCTCCACCGGCAAGGAGGCGGAGAACGCCACCCTTCCCGTGGGGCTGACGATGGTGCGCGCCATCCGCGAGTACCGCGAGCGCACCGGCCACGTGGTGGGCTTCAAGCCGGCGGGCGGCATCAAGACCGCCAAGCAGTCGCTGGACTGGATGCTGATGATGAAGGAGGAGCTGGGCACCGACTACCTGCGGCCCAACCTCTTCCGTTTCGGCGCCAGCTCGCTGCTCAACGACATCGAGCGCCAGCTGGAGCACCACCTGACGGGCCGCTACTCCGCCGCCTTCCGGCACCCGATGGCCTGA